The DNA window GTTCCATTTGCATGATGACCCGGAAGAGCGCGCCGGCATCAAGGTCGATGCGATCCATGATGCCAGGGGCTATCGTCGTATCCGTCGCGAACTGGCCCGGCAGTACGACGTCGGCTTCATCGATGCCAACATCGAGGTGGTCGATGTCGATCTGGCCGGCGATCGCCGGCTGATGTTGCGCCATGCCGTCGTGAAGGGCGCGCAACTCAATGATGCCGATGCCAAGCGCGTGCTTCAGCATCTTGCCGATCTCTGGAGCTATGACGTGTCGCTCGTCGAGGCCGATGCGGCCGGCAATACTGTGAAAGAATACATCGTCACCCCGCGCAAACTCGCCGCGGCTGCGTAACGGACGGCGGGCGTCGCTCGAAGCAGCGCCAGAATGTCGCGTATTGGCGGGACGCGACTGCGCCTTGGCTTGTCCCAACCCGGCAATATGATAGCCTGTCAGTTCAGCTCCAAATTGCGGGGCCGTCGCTCATGCCGCCGTGGGCAAGCTGCTAGAGAACCCAAACCATGGGTGAAATTCGCAACTTCAAATCGGGCAAGCCAGGCGGGCCTCCGGGTAGCGCGACGCCGCGGCGTCTTGCCGCGATCATCGCCGGCGACATTGCGGGCTACAGCCGGTTGATGGAACTCGATGAAGAAGGAACGCACGGCCGCGTCAAACGGATCGAGCGCGATCTCATCGAGCCCAGCATTGCAGAGCACCACGGAAGGCTCGTCAAAACCACCGGCGACGGCTTTATTGCCATTTTCGACAGTCCCGTCGAGGCTGTCCGGTGCAGCATCGTCATCCAGCAAAATCTGGTTGGCCGCAACGCGCCGCTTCCGAAGAATTCCTGGATTGAGTATCGGATTGGCGTCAATCTGGGTGATGTTATCGTCGAAACGGACGACGTTTACGGTGACGGTGTCAACATTGCTTCGCGTCTTGAGGGCCTTGCAGATCCCGGCCAGGTTTACATCTCAGGCGGCATTTACGAACAGATAAAGCACAAGGTGGTTTGCGGATACGAGTCGCTCGGAGACCGCAAAGTCAAGAACATCACCGATCCGGTGAGGGTCTACCGGGTGCTGCCGGACGCAGCCGCTTTCAACAAGACCCGAAAACGACGCGAGAACCTTCTGATTTTTTTGCTGGGCATTACCTTGTTGATCATCGCCGGCGGTGTTCTCTGGTATCTGCTCTGGCAGCCGCGTGGCAAGGTGGGCGATCAGGCCTCAGCACCGAGCTCGTCTCCGGTCGTGTTGCCGAAGCTGCGACCGGCGCCTTCGGAATCCGGCGCAGCATCGCCAACGATGCCCTTGTCGCAGCCGTCGGCGACAGCGCCGGCGCAGTCGGCTCCCTCAGTCCACGAGCCGGAAACGGTCGTGCTTCGAGGCGGCAGCTTCGCGATGGGCAGCAATGAAGACAGCTCGGAAAAGCCGATCCATCAGGTAACGGTCAAGCCGCTCGCGATCGGTAAATATCCAGTCACGATCCGGGAATGGAATGAATGCGCCGCTGCAAAGGCATGCGCGTTCGTGGCGGCGGGGCAAGATGATGCGCCTGTCACGAATGTGAGCTGGACCGACGCCCAGCAATATGTCACGTGGCTCGCGGTCACTACCAAAAAGCCTTACCGGCTGCCGAGCGAGGCGGAGTGGGAATATGCCGCGCGCGCAGGTACCCAGACGAAATATTGGTGGGGCGAGAAGCTGCAATCCGGCATGGCCAGTTGCAAGGACTGCACCGACGTCGCGGCTATCGACCAGCCGATCAAGGTCGGAAATTTTAAACCCAATCCATTCGGGCTTTATGACATGGGCGGCGGTGTCGATCAGTGGGTAGAGGATTGCTGGCACAAAAATTACCAGGGCGCCCCGGTGGACGGTTCACCGTGGACCGGGGGAGATTGTGCTTCGCATGTTCTTCGGTCAGGCTCCTGGAAGAATGATGCGCGTTACGTGCGACCGGCCAACCGTGACAGTTACGATACCAATGTTCGGTATCCGACCCATGGATTCCGGGTCGCTCTAACACCTTAGAGGCCGGAGAGTCCGTTCCATGAAGATCTTCCGTCACGTCCTGCTGTGTGGAGCGCTGGTGTTGCCCTCGGGCGCCACGCACGCCCAGGGAAAAACCGCACCAAAGGATGTGGTTCTCTATTTCATTTCGCCGCACGACGGTGCGACGATCAAGGGCGGCTTCTGGTGCCGTTTCGGCCTGCGCAACATGGGCGTGACTCACGCTGGCGATAATTTCCAGAACAGTGGCCACCACCATCTGCTGGTGGACGTGAATGAACCAATCGATCCCAAGGAACCGATTGCGCAGGACAAGTCACATCTTCATTTCGGAGCCGGTCAAACCGAGGCCTATATCGAGCTTGCGCCCGGTAAACACACGCTTCAGCTGGTGTTGGGTGACGCCCAGCATTATCCGTTCAACCCCCCGGTCGTCTCAAACAAGATTACCGTCAGGATCAAATAGAGTTTCTGTGCGCAAACCCTAGGTGGTGTGGACTCTAAGGATTCCCTTTTAGGAGCAAATCAGATTCAAGGCTTCTTTTTGGGAGGCGGCCTTGGGTGTGATGGATCGGTTGGTTTTGAGCGATGCGGCTTGGGAGCGGATGGCGCCTCTGATTATAGGTCGGCCTGACCAGAAAGGCTCCACCGGGCGCGACAACCGGATGTTCGTGGAAGGTGTGCTGTGGATCGTGCGGACGGGCTCTCCCTGGCGTGATCTTCCGGAAGCGTTCGGGGATTGGAACAGCGTGTTCCGGCGCTTCAGTCGATGGAGCATCAAGGGTGTTTGGTGGCGGATCTTCGAGGCGATGTCCGACGACCCGGATTTCGAATATCTGATCGTCGATTCCACCGTCGTCCGGGCGCATCAGCACGCTGCCGGGGCGAAAAAAGGGGGTCTGAAGATCAGGCGCTTGGCCGCTCGCGCGGCGGCCTGAGCACCAAGATACATCTGGCCGTTCGCGGCCTGGGATGTCCGGTGCGCTTCACGCTTACCGCAGGTCAGAAGGGCGATGCACCGCAAGCCGCCGCATTGATCGAGGGATTGCCCGCCGAGATCGTTATGGCCGATACAGCCTATGACGCCGATCATTTGCGCGAAGCCATCGCCGCCAAGGGAGCGCTCGCCGTCATCCCCAACAACCCGTCACGCGCGCTCAAATATCCGCTCGACAAACATCTCTATGCCCAGCGCCATCTTGTCGAATGCTGCTTCTCCAAGCTCAAGCAATTCCGCCGCGTCGCCACCCGCTTCGAAAAGACCGCTCGAAATTACCTTGCCGTCATCACTCTCGCAGCCATCATCTTATGGATGCGATAAGTGTCCACGCCACCTAGCGCAGGCTGGCGTTGATCTTGTCCAGCGCGGCGGAGCCCGGACACAGCGTTTGCTCGCCGAGCTGGTTAAGCGGCGTGTCGACCGTGTTGAGATGACTGTGCAGGTCTTCCGATTCCGGATCGACATAGAGCAGCCCGGTGACGATCTGGCCCTTGGCGGCATGCTTCTGCAGGAACGTCATCGCTCCGAGACGATCATGCGGATCGTAATCCGCGTCGATCTTGCGCAGCGCCAATTTCGTGCCGTCATGCTGCTCGACCACCGTTACCGAGCCTGGCGCGTAATCGACCGTGATCGGGTCGCGGCCGGTGATGACGTCAAGGCGGTTCACCGCGTCATTGTGTTCGCGGACATAGTCAAAGCTTTTGGTCGAGCCGGCATGGTTGTTGAAGGCGACGCAGGGGCTGACGACGTCGATGAAGGCCGCGCCCTTGTGCTGGATCGCGGCAGCAATCAGCGGCACCAATTGGGTCTTGTCGCCGGAAAAGCTGCGCGCCACGAAGCTGGCGCCAAGCTGCAGCGCGATCGCGACGAGGTCGATGGCGTTGTCGGTGTTCATCACGCCTTTCTTGGACTTCGAACCGCGATCGGCGGTGGCCGAGAACTGGCCCTTGGTGAGGCCGTAGACGCCGTTGTTCTCGACGATATAGGTCATGTTGACGCCGCGCCGGATCGAATGCGCGAACTGACCAAAGCCGATCGAGGCGGAGTCGCCGTCGCCGGAGACGCCGAGATAGATCAAATCGCGGTTGGCGAGATTGGCGCCGGTCAACACCGAGGGCATACGGCCATGGACCGAATTGAAGCCGTGCGAATTGCCGAGGAAATAGTCCGGCGTTTTCGAAGAGCAGCCGATGCCGGAAATCTTGGCGACGCGGTGCGGCTCGATCGACAGCTCGTAACAGGCCTCGATGATCGACGCCGTGATCGAGTCGTGGCCGCAGCCGGCGCACAGCGTCGAAATCTTGCCTTCGTAATCCCGGTGGGTGTAGCCGAGCTCGTTCTTCGGCAGCCCAGGATGCTGGAATTTCGGCTTGGCGATATAGGTCATGACTTAACCTTGCGGAGCGGGGTCAGTTTGAGCTGATCCTGGTGGGCGCCGATGGCACCGGCGATGAAGCGCGCGGTTATCGGCGTGCCGTCATAGTGCAGGATCGGAATCAGCCGGACCGGATCGATCCCGTTCTCGTTGACGATCAGCGACCGAAGCTGGGCGTCGCGATTCTGTTCGACCACGTAAACGAAATCATGGTCGGCGATGAAGCTCGCAACGCTGGAGTGGAACGGGAAAGCGCGGATGCGAAGCCGGTCGAGCTGATGCCCGCGCGCTTCAAGTAACCCGATCGCCTCATCCATGGCCGGGGAGGTCGAGCCGAAATAAATCACGCCATATTTGGTGGGCTTGGCGGCGTTGGCCTGCAACGGCCGCGGCACCATGTCCTGGGCGGTTTCGAACTTGCGCACCAGCCGCTGCATGTTGTCGGCGTAAACAGAGCCTTCTTCGGAATAGCGCGCGTAACGGTCGCGCGA is part of the Bradyrhizobium canariense genome and encodes:
- a CDS encoding SUMF1/EgtB/PvdO family nonheme iron enzyme, which encodes MGEIRNFKSGKPGGPPGSATPRRLAAIIAGDIAGYSRLMELDEEGTHGRVKRIERDLIEPSIAEHHGRLVKTTGDGFIAIFDSPVEAVRCSIVIQQNLVGRNAPLPKNSWIEYRIGVNLGDVIVETDDVYGDGVNIASRLEGLADPGQVYISGGIYEQIKHKVVCGYESLGDRKVKNITDPVRVYRVLPDAAAFNKTRKRRENLLIFLLGITLLIIAGGVLWYLLWQPRGKVGDQASAPSSSPVVLPKLRPAPSESGAASPTMPLSQPSATAPAQSAPSVHEPETVVLRGGSFAMGSNEDSSEKPIHQVTVKPLAIGKYPVTIREWNECAAAKACAFVAAGQDDAPVTNVSWTDAQQYVTWLAVTTKKPYRLPSEAEWEYAARAGTQTKYWWGEKLQSGMASCKDCTDVAAIDQPIKVGNFKPNPFGLYDMGGGVDQWVEDCWHKNYQGAPVDGSPWTGGDCASHVLRSGSWKNDARYVRPANRDSYDTNVRYPTHGFRVALTP
- a CDS encoding DUF4399 domain-containing protein, which gives rise to MKIFRHVLLCGALVLPSGATHAQGKTAPKDVVLYFISPHDGATIKGGFWCRFGLRNMGVTHAGDNFQNSGHHHLLVDVNEPIDPKEPIAQDKSHLHFGAGQTEAYIELAPGKHTLQLVLGDAQHYPFNPPVVSNKITVRIK
- a CDS encoding 2-oxoacid:ferredoxin oxidoreductase subunit beta → MTYIAKPKFQHPGLPKNELGYTHRDYEGKISTLCAGCGHDSITASIIEACYELSIEPHRVAKISGIGCSSKTPDYFLGNSHGFNSVHGRMPSVLTGANLANRDLIYLGVSGDGDSASIGFGQFAHSIRRGVNMTYIVENNGVYGLTKGQFSATADRGSKSKKGVMNTDNAIDLVAIALQLGASFVARSFSGDKTQLVPLIAAAIQHKGAAFIDVVSPCVAFNNHAGSTKSFDYVREHNDAVNRLDVITGRDPITVDYAPGSVTVVEQHDGTKLALRKIDADYDPHDRLGAMTFLQKHAAKGQIVTGLLYVDPESEDLHSHLNTVDTPLNQLGEQTLCPGSAALDKINASLR